A genomic stretch from Helianthus annuus cultivar XRQ/B chromosome 1, HanXRQr2.0-SUNRISE, whole genome shotgun sequence includes:
- the LOC110899392 gene encoding uncharacterized protein LOC110899392, with product MTDSNEDETTQQEQLKTMISEEIGRAMQASTPHLAQEVESHVLEIVESMMTSKIDELKGMINAMQERKGTRKCTYKEFMACNPLPFKGEIDPIVCQRWIASTEAVFVRSHCEKEDQVMFATGLLQLRAKDWWDVYSKELGEEKVQVLTWQEFKEPFLKHHCPQSAIDKIQEDFLHLRQKDETIDEITNVFLDKLKFCNEIAGTERMKINRYYGMLKAEYREFIIPAKCETLNELIELARDREIEMRRQAERGEKRASENVSSSSPSKKPKFQDQGKKDKAKGSIPKCKTCGKLHTGECLKGKKGCYNCGQEGHPYYRCPNPSRTCYNCFQPGHIKAECPKLQQKTDKEARKEEAPRAKGRMFQITTEEAKDHPNVVSGVKEETSSQGKPQGNQYRGKSHV from the exons ATGACGGATTCGAATGAGGATGAAACGACACAACAAGAACAGCTGAAAACTATGATCTCGGAAGAGATTGGAAGGGCAATGCAAGCAAGTACTCCTCACTTAGCCCAAGAAGTGGAAAGTCATGTGCTAGAAATAGTAGAATCAATGATGACGAGTAAGATAGACGAGTTAAAGGGAATGATCAATGCAATGCAAGAAAGGAAAGGAACTCGCAagtgcacttacaaagaatttatgGCGTGCAACCCGTTACCATTCAAAGGAGAAATTGATCCTATAGTATGTCAAAGGTGGATTGCAAGTACGGAAGCGGTGTTCGTAAGGAGTCATTGTGAAaaggaggatcaagtgatgttcgCCACCGGTTTGCTACAACTCCGAGCTAAGGATTGGTGGGATGTTTATAGTAAAGAGCTTGGGGAAGAAAAAGTTCAAGTCTTGACATGGCAGGAGTTCAAGGAACCTTTTCTGAAGCATCACTGTCCACAATCTGCCATCGACAAGATCCAAGAAGATTTCTTACATCTTCGTCAGAAAGATGAAACCATTGATGAAATCACCAACGTTTTCCTTGACAAGCTGAAGTTCTGTAACGAGATAGCAGGAACGGAGAGAATGAAGATAAACCGTTATTACGGTATGTTGAAGGCTGAATATCGGGAGTTCATAATTCCCGCTAAATGTGAAACTTTGAATGAGCTCATTGAACTGGCCCGAGATAGGGAGATTGAAATGAGAAGACAGGCAGAAAGAGGCGAAAAGAGAGCATCTGAAAATGTTTCCAGCTCGAGCCCTTCAAAGAAACCAAAATTTCAAGATCAAGGCAAGAAGGATAAGGCGAAGGGTAGTATTCCAAAATGCAAAACGTGCGGAAAGTTACACACGGGGGAATGTTTGAAAGGGAAAAAGGGTTGTTACAACTGTGGTCAAGAGGGACACCCATACTATAGGTGCCCTAATCCTTCAAGAACGTGTTACAACTGTTTCCAACCGGGTCATATTAAGGCTGAGTGTCCCAAGCTTCAACAGAAAACTGATAAGGAGGCAAGAAAGGAGGAAGCCCCAAGAGCTAAGGGGAGGATGTTTCAGATCACAACCGAGGAAGCGAAGGACCACCCGAATGTTGTAtcag GCGTTAAGGAAGAAACTTCAAGTCAAGGGAAGCCGCAAGGGAATCAATACCGAG GTAAATCTCATGTCTAG